CTAGCGCCAGGGTGGTCACTACTGCCGACGCGGTGCTGGATGAAACCATGAGGTTAAAACGATAATCATCGTTTAGCTTATATTGTTTAAATCTGCCGCTCAGGCTACCCCGCCCGGATCGGGCGGGGTAGCCTGAGAGCGGAGAGCGTAACTGTATAGGAGAAGTTAATTGGATATCGCCACTATTGCGGGGATTCTGGCGGGTTTTGGCCTGATCGTCGGAACCATTGTCATGGGTGGTGGCAGTTCTACCTTCGTCCACATACCTTCGTTTATGATTGTATTCGGCGGGTCATCAGCCGCCACGCTGGTTAACTTCCCCATGGAGAAGGTGATCGCGACCTTCAAGGTGGCTGCTAAGGCTTTCCGCAAGGAGGAGAATAAAGAGGTAGAGACGGTTCAGCGCTTTTCCGAACTGTCCCGACTTGCCCGTCGTGATGGCATCCTGGCATTGGACCGGCAGCTGCAGGAGATAGACGACCCGTTCATGAAGGTAGGGCTGGAAATGGCCGTGGATGGTACCGAGCCTGATACGATCCTCGACATCATGGAGACGGAGATCACATCTCTGATAGAGCGACACAAGACCGGCCAGGGAATATTTACCTCCCTGGGTACCTACGCCCCCGCTTTCGGTATGATCGGTACCCTTATCGGTCTGGTGAAGATGCTCGGCAGCCTGGACGATCCCAGCAGCATTGGACCCTCCATGGCCATCGCCTTAATTACTACATTTTATGGTGCCGTGCTCGGCAATCTGGTCTACCTTCCCATGGCTGGTAAGTTGAAAACCAAGTCCACCAGTGAAATCATGTACAAACGGATGATCATTGAGGGCGTCATGTCGATCCAGCGGGGCGTCCATCCTAAGAATATTGAGCGGAAGCTCATGAACTTTATCGCTCCCAAAGACCGCGCCATCGAAGAAGAGGCTGCGGAGGAGATCGTAGGAGAAGAAAGTGGCTAAAAAACTTATGCCTGAAGACGAAGGCATGCCTGGTGCTCCCCACTGGATGACAACCTATGGAGACATGGTGACCCTGCTCCTGACGTTTTTCGTCCTGATGTTTGCCATGTCGTCCGTCAACGAACAGAAGTTTTTACAAGCCGCCGCCTCGTTGGCACGGGCCCTGGGTGTTTTGGATAAAAATGTGAGCTTGATCGGAGAGATGTCCCCGGCTATCGGGACTAGCGGAATGGCCCGGGAGCAAATTGATATGGTGGAAAGCATGGAGCAGATCGCCGAGATCTTCCAGGAAGAGGCTCTCCAGGAACTGGCCTCGGTTGAGGTTACGGGTACCGGTGAGGTCCTAGTGCGTATGGGCGACGAGGTGTTGTATGATCCTGGCCAATCGGAGCTAAAATCGCAGGCTGAGAGAGTACTGGCAAGGATTGCCAGCTCGGTCCAAGGGCGGACGGAAACGGTCTACGTAAAGGGGCATACTGACAACGTTCCTATTAGTACTCCCGAGTTTCCTTCTAATTGGGAGCTGTCGGGTGCCCGCGCCCTGAGTGTTGTTCGATTACTGGAAAAGCAAGGGGTCCCGCCTGAGCAACTGGCGGCGGTTGGCCATGGTCAATATAATCCCATTGCGCCCAATGATACCCCGGAGGGCAGAGCCAAAAACCGCCGAGTGGAACTCTGGATTACGTGGAGCAGCGTGGCAGATGAGTGAAATTGAACAGCGCGGCGTCCCCATCGAAGAACCCGAAGAGCCACTCGAGGAAGAGGAGGGGGAAAGAGAGCGCCGGCCGCTCCCACCCTTCGTTAAACTGATCATTTTGGTAGCTAGCGTTTTGATAATGGCCGCTGGGGCTTTTTTCCTGACACAAAAGGTTGTTCTACCTCGGATTACGAAGACTTCCGTAGGGGAGAAGATCACTGAGGTTAAGCAAAAATTGCAGAGGCCGAAGAAAGAGAAAAAGAAGGAGAAAGAGAAGAAAGGCCCGGTGATTAAACACCCCATCACCGGCATTACAGCTAATCTCGCGGGTTCTATGGGGCGGCGGTTTGTGGCGATGGATATCATGGTGGAAACCACATCGCAAGAATCGCGGAACGAGATGATCGAAAAAGAGTATCAGATACGGGATGCCCTTATATTTTACTTTGGAGGGCGTACTATCAGGGAAATTTCCACCAGGCAATTCATGCTAACCGCTCGTGATTCAGTGTGTAGTATCATCAACTCGATCATCGAGAGTGAACCGGTGGATACTGTTTTCTTTACCACTTTTCTTATCCAATAAGGAGATTGTTGTGGCCAAGATACTTAGCCAAGCTGAAATAGACGCGCTCTTATCGACAGTCTCGGAAGAGACGGCCGAGGTGACGAAGGCGGAAGGAGGCCCGCCGCGGCGGGTAGTGCTTTACGAC
This genomic window from Candidatus Neomarinimicrobiota bacterium contains:
- the fliL gene encoding flagellar basal body-associated protein FliL; its protein translation is MSEIEQRGVPIEEPEEPLEEEEGERERRPLPPFVKLIILVASVLIMAAGAFFLTQKVVLPRITKTSVGEKITEVKQKLQRPKKEKKKEKEKKGPVIKHPITGITANLAGSMGRRFVAMDIMVETTSQESRNEMIEKEYQIRDALIFYFGGRTIREISTRQFMLTARDSVCSIINSIIESEPVDTVFFTTFLIQ
- a CDS encoding motility protein A; translated protein: MDIATIAGILAGFGLIVGTIVMGGGSSTFVHIPSFMIVFGGSSAATLVNFPMEKVIATFKVAAKAFRKEENKEVETVQRFSELSRLARRDGILALDRQLQEIDDPFMKVGLEMAVDGTEPDTILDIMETEITSLIERHKTGQGIFTSLGTYAPAFGMIGTLIGLVKMLGSLDDPSSIGPSMAIALITTFYGAVLGNLVYLPMAGKLKTKSTSEIMYKRMIIEGVMSIQRGVHPKNIERKLMNFIAPKDRAIEEEAAEEIVGEESG
- a CDS encoding flagellar motor protein MotB codes for the protein MAKKLMPEDEGMPGAPHWMTTYGDMVTLLLTFFVLMFAMSSVNEQKFLQAAASLARALGVLDKNVSLIGEMSPAIGTSGMAREQIDMVESMEQIAEIFQEEALQELASVEVTGTGEVLVRMGDEVLYDPGQSELKSQAERVLARIASSVQGRTETVYVKGHTDNVPISTPEFPSNWELSGARALSVVRLLEKQGVPPEQLAAVGHGQYNPIAPNDTPEGRAKNRRVELWITWSSVADE